A genomic segment from Verrucomicrobiota bacterium encodes:
- a CDS encoding CDP-alcohol phosphatidyltransferase family protein codes for MTRTMTTRSSRAWWSGRGNSSRLPVRTCRWTRRGKDSKSCCARSRRPPPALRECFLMTEASSPPAYIIVDEGSLTLKVAALSVLDRLLVAFHRAGIRDITVVFRGPLPPLPRSRSWGIPFKVAPDWKPDGSNVLWSRSNVLVQDADVRELLARGGRLVTRDGAFLPIAAGRPAGLEWESQGLVDLPAVVTQGVSGLIQDADSAARAGQALWASLTSRSDGWVDRVFNRPCGRYLSKVLIHTSVSPNAVSLASIGIGLAAAWLFSLGAYPALVWGAILFQFSAIVDCVDGDIARVLFKESALGKWLDLAGDQVVHVGVFAGIAWGMAKAPGESPALGLGAAAILGALISFGVVLRGMRQPEASKDGRLRNLIDGATNRDFSVVVLVLALVNRLEWFLWMAAVGSHVFWLAALSLQRRTRARE; via the coding sequence ATGACCCGGACCATGACGACGCGTTCATCACGCGCATGGTGGAGTGGGCGCGGCAACTCGTCTCGTTTGCCGGTGAGGACTTGCCGGTGGACGCGGCGCGGGAAGGACTCGAAGTCGTGCTGCGCCCGGTCTCGGAGGCCGCCCCCAGCTCTTCGTGAGTGCTTCCTGATGACCGAAGCCTCTTCCCCTCCCGCCTACATTATCGTGGACGAAGGGTCCCTGACCCTCAAGGTGGCGGCCTTGTCCGTGCTCGACCGGCTGTTGGTGGCCTTTCATCGGGCGGGAATTCGAGACATCACGGTGGTCTTTCGGGGACCCTTGCCCCCTTTGCCTCGATCCCGTTCCTGGGGCATCCCGTTTAAGGTAGCGCCGGATTGGAAGCCGGACGGATCGAACGTGCTGTGGTCCCGCTCGAATGTGCTGGTCCAAGATGCGGATGTGCGCGAGTTGCTCGCGCGCGGGGGCCGGTTGGTGACTCGTGACGGAGCATTTTTACCCATCGCGGCGGGACGTCCCGCGGGACTCGAATGGGAAAGCCAGGGGCTCGTGGATCTGCCCGCGGTGGTGACGCAAGGAGTGTCGGGTTTGATTCAGGACGCGGATTCGGCCGCGCGTGCGGGCCAAGCACTTTGGGCATCATTGACGAGCCGTTCCGATGGCTGGGTCGATCGTGTCTTCAATCGTCCGTGCGGGCGGTATCTTTCCAAGGTTTTGATCCACACCTCCGTGAGTCCCAACGCGGTTTCACTCGCTTCCATCGGGATTGGATTGGCGGCGGCGTGGCTGTTTTCCCTGGGGGCTTATCCGGCGCTGGTCTGGGGTGCGATCCTCTTTCAGTTCTCGGCGATTGTGGACTGTGTGGATGGGGACATTGCCCGGGTTTTATTCAAGGAATCCGCGCTGGGGAAGTGGCTGGATTTGGCAGGAGATCAAGTGGTTCATGTCGGCGTTTTCGCGGGCATCGCCTGGGGCATGGCGAAAGCGCCGGGAGAATCACCGGCTCTCGGATTGGGAGCCGCGGCGATTTTGGGAGCTTTGATTTCATTTGGAGTCGTGTTGCGGGGCATGCGTCAACCTGAGGCCAGCAAGGACGGACGTCTGCGCAATCTGATTGACGGCGCCACGAACCGGGACTTTTCCGTGGTCGTGCTGGTCTTGGCGCTCGTGAATCGGCTGGAATGGTTCTTGTGGATGGCAGCGGTGGGGAGTCATGTGTTTTGGCTGGCCGCGCTTTCGTTGCAACGCAGGACGCGGGCCCGTGAATGA
- a CDS encoding response regulator, which translates to MAHNKGAKERSAGPIKAGEPGMGCMRGLCQKVGVRQSWIGEWNPDPVSSAATAIGSPKFTSENGRVASAVGRIFRMLVICSGNWKTPAAHMKTVLIIDDDKPFRALLVQHLVQAGWEVIEAEDGEEGLKITWEKRPEIVICDLHMPRSNGFHFCRNVGARRDMAGRIKIIITTGSTYATDKISALEAGADAYLEKPMRIPELLQLLTRWSEEIVGNGGGAELAPTPALEDKGIVRFWGVRGSISCPGPSTVYYGGNTSCVEVRYGDQIIVLDAGTGIRALGLSLEKEFKDQPLDLVVLISHTHWDHIQGFPFFIPAYLPKNRIRLIGFEGARRGLESILSSQMESPYFPVSLEQMSGNISVQAQREMKFTIGSIVVTAQFVNHPGVCVGYRLDTPRGSVAYLPDNEPYQRLKVQRSGVKPGEATEILEFARSQDQKIIEFIRDVDVLIIDAQYNDEGYRSRAGWGHGCVDDVVAIALIAKVKRLFLFHHDPDHDDAFITRMVEWARQLVSFAGEDLPVDAAREGLEVVLRPVSEAAPSSS; encoded by the coding sequence ATGGCACACAACAAAGGCGCGAAGGAGCGGAGCGCTGGGCCGATCAAAGCCGGGGAGCCTGGAATGGGGTGCATGCGGGGACTGTGTCAGAAAGTTGGGGTTCGGCAAAGCTGGATTGGGGAATGGAATCCTGATCCTGTTTCATCGGCAGCCACCGCGATTGGAAGTCCGAAGTTCACGTCTGAAAACGGGAGAGTTGCCTCAGCGGTAGGCAGAATCTTTCGGATGCTTGTGATTTGCAGCGGGAACTGGAAAACTCCTGCCGCCCACATGAAGACGGTTCTCATCATCGACGACGACAAGCCCTTTCGCGCTTTGTTGGTCCAGCATTTGGTGCAGGCGGGTTGGGAGGTCATTGAGGCTGAGGATGGTGAGGAGGGGTTGAAGATCACCTGGGAAAAGCGTCCGGAGATCGTGATTTGCGATCTGCATATGCCTCGGTCAAACGGGTTTCATTTCTGCCGGAATGTCGGGGCCCGCCGTGACATGGCCGGGCGCATCAAGATCATTATCACCACCGGGAGCACTTACGCGACGGACAAGATTAGCGCTTTGGAAGCAGGCGCCGACGCGTACTTGGAGAAGCCGATGCGGATCCCGGAATTGCTTCAACTTTTGACGCGATGGTCGGAAGAAATCGTGGGTAATGGGGGCGGTGCGGAGCTTGCCCCGACGCCGGCGTTGGAGGACAAAGGCATCGTGCGGTTTTGGGGAGTGCGCGGCTCGATCTCGTGTCCGGGGCCTTCCACGGTTTATTATGGCGGGAATACATCCTGTGTCGAAGTGCGATATGGCGATCAGATTATCGTGTTGGACGCCGGCACGGGCATTCGCGCTCTGGGGTTGTCGTTGGAAAAAGAGTTCAAGGATCAGCCCCTGGATCTCGTGGTGCTGATTTCCCACACGCACTGGGACCATATTCAGGGATTCCCCTTCTTTATTCCGGCCTATTTGCCCAAGAACCGGATTCGTTTGATTGGATTCGAGGGCGCGCGACGGGGGCTGGAATCGATCCTGTCGAGCCAGATGGAGAGCCCTTATTTTCCGGTCAGCCTGGAGCAGATGTCGGGCAATATTTCCGTCCAGGCGCAGCGGGAAATGAAGTTTACGATCGGCTCCATTGTCGTGACCGCTCAATTCGTCAATCATCCCGGAGTGTGCGTGGGCTACCGGCTTGATACTCCCCGCGGCTCCGTCGCTTATCTCCCGGACAACGAGCCTTATCAGCGGCTGAAGGTTCAGCGCAGCGGGGTGAAGCCTGGCGAGGCGACGGAGATTCTCGAATTCGCGCGCAGCCAGGATCAGAAGATCATCGAGTTTATCCGCGACGTGGACGTGCTCATCATCGACGCGCAGTACAATGACGAGGGGTATCGTTCGAGAGCGGGCTGGGGTCATGGCTGTGTCGATGATGTCGTGGCCATCGCCCTGATTGCTAAGGTGAAGCGGCTTTTCTTGTTCCATCATGACCCGGACCATGACGACGCGTTCATCACGCGCATGGTGGAGTGGGCGCGGCAACTCGTCTCGTTTGCCGGTGAGGACTTGCCGGTGGACGCGGCGCGGGAAGGACTCGAAGTCGTGCTGCGCCCGGTCTCGGAGGCCGCCCCCAGCTCTTCGTGA
- a CDS encoding polysaccharide deacetylase family protein: MALLSAGSWVSAASPKPVPDKLVALTFDDSVKSHYTVVRPLLLEMGFGATFLITEGFSFSTNKQDYMTWEEIAQLHRAGFEIGNHTMSHLSVTAETLGRLRLELDGIKNRCLEHGIPAPTSFAWPGNALHPGALPILAQAGITLARRGGSPEHPYEWGRGFAYEPGLDHPLLIPSAGDGRPDWTLADFRRAADQARDGRIAVLQFHGVPDRDHPWVHTDPKMFRAYLTYLKTNGFKVVALRDLTPYVSGHPVPDQPLAAAANRRARRKERMLTGIIKDAGTGKPMAARVYVRSTSSGVWHFPKSASLTGFAVKYDRQSGFSTNSIEKHTAVSAHPWRVELPPGACEIRVECGKEYFPETRTIMVASEDIRLEIALRRWIDLAREGWFSGDAHNHRAAAEIPANLLAEDLNVALPMVDWTTSSEISPAESPQSDATPREPKPIPVDATHVWYPRNTEYEIFRTGNKQHTLGAVLILNHTTRFDQKVFPLRSIAEKARAEGALFDLEKHNWNWSLLLPPILNIDLYELANNHHWQTEFGVRNWAIPGAAWMNLPDAGTGIDTERAWTHYGFQTYYALLNCGFKIKPTAGTANGVHPVPMGFSRVYVHLDQPFSYERWIAGLSAGRSFVTTGPMITAQLGGQWPGARLTGSSDSPLATALSGRVRSEQALQSIEMIVNGDVVQTLTPLNQRTSAGSFVHELNVPVTLRRSGWVALRCFENRESGRVRFAHTAPWWVEIPGVPHRPKKVQVEWILQRVEEEIARSSPLLPDSGKQEFHMALDHYRKLLAIAEP; encoded by the coding sequence ATGGCCCTGCTTTCTGCCGGTTCATGGGTGAGCGCCGCATCCCCGAAGCCGGTCCCGGATAAACTCGTTGCACTCACCTTCGACGATTCGGTCAAATCACATTACACCGTCGTCCGCCCCCTCCTGCTCGAGATGGGATTCGGCGCCACCTTCTTGATCACGGAAGGGTTCAGCTTCTCCACGAACAAGCAGGATTACATGACCTGGGAGGAAATCGCGCAACTGCACAGGGCCGGATTCGAAATTGGAAATCACACCATGAGCCATCTGAGCGTCACTGCCGAGACCCTGGGACGGTTGCGCCTGGAACTCGACGGCATCAAGAATCGATGCCTGGAACATGGCATCCCCGCACCCACGAGTTTTGCCTGGCCCGGCAATGCGCTCCACCCCGGGGCACTCCCCATTCTCGCTCAAGCCGGCATCACGCTCGCCCGCCGCGGCGGATCGCCCGAACACCCCTACGAATGGGGCCGGGGCTTTGCCTACGAACCCGGACTCGATCACCCGTTGCTCATCCCCTCCGCCGGAGACGGACGTCCGGACTGGACCCTGGCCGACTTCAGAAGAGCCGCGGACCAAGCCCGTGACGGTCGCATTGCCGTGTTGCAGTTTCACGGCGTGCCCGATCGGGACCATCCCTGGGTGCATACCGACCCCAAAATGTTCCGCGCTTATCTCACTTACCTCAAAACCAATGGATTCAAAGTCGTCGCGCTGAGGGATCTCACGCCCTATGTATCCGGTCACCCGGTGCCAGATCAACCGCTCGCCGCCGCCGCAAACCGTCGCGCCCGCCGGAAGGAACGGATGCTCACCGGGATCATCAAGGACGCCGGCACAGGCAAGCCGATGGCGGCGCGCGTCTATGTTCGCAGCACCAGCAGCGGTGTTTGGCACTTTCCCAAGTCCGCCTCGCTGACCGGATTTGCCGTGAAATACGACCGGCAAAGCGGCTTCAGCACGAACTCGATCGAAAAGCACACCGCCGTCTCCGCCCATCCCTGGCGGGTCGAGCTTCCTCCGGGCGCTTGTGAGATTCGCGTCGAATGCGGTAAGGAATATTTCCCTGAAACACGCACGATCATGGTGGCTTCCGAGGATATTCGCCTCGAGATCGCCTTGCGGCGCTGGATCGATCTTGCCCGTGAAGGCTGGTTTTCAGGTGATGCGCATAATCACCGCGCCGCCGCCGAAATCCCGGCCAACCTGCTCGCGGAAGACCTCAACGTCGCCCTCCCCATGGTCGATTGGACCACTTCTTCGGAGATCTCCCCCGCCGAAAGCCCGCAAAGCGATGCAACCCCGCGAGAGCCCAAACCCATTCCAGTCGATGCCACGCATGTCTGGTATCCCCGCAACACCGAGTACGAAATCTTCCGGACGGGCAACAAACAACACACGCTCGGAGCGGTGCTCATTCTCAACCATACCACCCGGTTCGACCAAAAAGTGTTTCCCCTGCGTTCGATCGCGGAAAAGGCCCGTGCCGAAGGCGCCCTTTTCGACCTCGAAAAACATAACTGGAACTGGTCGCTGCTCCTGCCGCCGATCCTCAACATCGACCTCTACGAACTCGCCAACAATCATCACTGGCAAACGGAATTCGGGGTCCGCAATTGGGCCATCCCCGGAGCCGCCTGGATGAATCTTCCCGACGCCGGCACCGGCATCGACACCGAACGGGCATGGACCCACTACGGATTTCAAACCTACTACGCGTTGCTCAATTGCGGATTCAAAATCAAACCCACCGCAGGCACCGCCAACGGCGTTCACCCCGTTCCCATGGGCTTCAGCCGAGTTTATGTCCACCTCGACCAGCCCTTCAGCTATGAGCGCTGGATCGCGGGCCTCTCGGCGGGTCGGTCCTTTGTCACCACGGGACCCATGATCACAGCGCAACTCGGCGGCCAATGGCCCGGAGCTCGCCTGACGGGCTCGTCGGATTCCCCCCTGGCCACCGCCCTCTCCGGCCGCGTCCGCAGCGAACAGGCGCTCCAATCGATCGAAATGATCGTCAATGGGGACGTCGTCCAAACCCTCACTCCTCTCAACCAGCGCACGTCTGCGGGAAGCTTCGTGCATGAGCTGAATGTTCCGGTCACGCTGCGCCGGTCCGGCTGGGTCGCTCTTCGATGCTTTGAAAATCGCGAGTCTGGACGAGTTCGCTTCGCTCACACAGCCCCCTGGTGGGTGGAAATCCCCGGGGTTCCCCATCGTCCGAAGAAAGTTCAGGTCGAATGGATCCTCCAGCGTGTGGAGGAGGAAATCGCCCGCAGCTCGCCGCTCCTCCCCGACTCAGGAAAACAGGAGTTTCACATGGCGCTGGACCACTATCGTAAACTCCTCGCCATCGCCGAACCTTGA
- a CDS encoding flippase-like domain-containing protein has translation MSPFLRPWLKVAAVAAGVGIFAWLAARVDWRGVEQLLAKVGWAAPLILVPYFVVYVVDTLGWRWCLPPGMEIPFGRLFRIRWTGESVNQVVPSAYVGGEALKVYLLGRSGVAPDAGACSAVVSKTVQSVAQLIFVLSAALAGFHLLGKDQALLWGVGVVVFLGALGLATFLVVLRQGLFETLLKLATWTGIAVSWMSRHRSRLLELDRSIREFDSRHPGRLFRSFLFYLAGWLLDTVELLLVASLLGVPVSWSEALVMEAFTGVAKAVGMWIPGSLGVQEAGIVLLGRVTGLPDAFAVSYAVIRRARETVFALAGLGMLLMESVDWTRVRGLASEKRPPHETKQ, from the coding sequence ATGAGTCCGTTCCTCCGTCCATGGTTGAAGGTCGCTGCCGTGGCCGCCGGCGTGGGGATCTTCGCCTGGTTGGCGGCGCGAGTGGACTGGCGGGGGGTGGAGCAGTTGCTGGCGAAGGTCGGCTGGGCGGCTCCGTTGATCCTGGTGCCCTATTTCGTGGTTTATGTCGTGGATACTCTCGGGTGGAGGTGGTGTTTGCCGCCGGGCATGGAAATCCCCTTTGGGCGTTTGTTCCGGATTCGTTGGACAGGGGAGTCGGTCAATCAAGTGGTTCCTTCGGCCTACGTGGGAGGGGAGGCATTAAAGGTTTATTTGCTCGGGCGCTCGGGGGTCGCACCGGATGCCGGCGCCTGCTCCGCCGTTGTTTCGAAGACGGTGCAATCGGTCGCTCAGCTTATTTTCGTGCTTAGCGCGGCCCTGGCTGGATTTCATCTGTTGGGGAAGGATCAAGCGCTGCTCTGGGGCGTCGGGGTCGTCGTCTTCCTCGGAGCTTTGGGGTTGGCCACCTTCCTCGTGGTGTTACGGCAGGGGCTCTTCGAGACCTTGTTGAAACTGGCAACCTGGACGGGAATCGCGGTTTCGTGGATGTCCCGGCACCGGTCACGCTTACTGGAACTGGACCGGTCGATTCGAGAATTTGACTCGCGCCATCCAGGCCGCTTATTTCGTTCATTTCTATTTTACCTTGCGGGCTGGTTGCTGGACACTGTCGAGCTCCTGTTGGTGGCGTCATTGTTGGGCGTGCCGGTGAGTTGGTCTGAAGCCTTGGTGATGGAGGCCTTCACCGGCGTTGCGAAGGCGGTGGGGATGTGGATTCCGGGTTCGCTCGGGGTGCAGGAAGCGGGCATCGTGTTGCTGGGGCGGGTGACAGGACTTCCGGACGCCTTCGCGGTTTCCTACGCGGTCATTCGCCGGGCGCGCGAGACCGTTTTCGCACTGGCGGGACTGGGGATGCTCTTGATGGAGTCCGTGGATTGGACGCGGGTTCGCGGGTTGGCGAGCGAG